The Bacillota bacterium genome includes the window AGCTTGGCCTTTATTGTTGAGTCTGATTTTGATGCTATGACAGGGAAGGATGTTTGGTGCGGGTAGAGGACCATCCTATATTGGGTAAATTGGGAGAAGGGAAGATAGTTACGATTTTTATTAATGGCCGGGAGCTTAAGGCGCGGGAAGGGGAGCCCATTGCGGCGGCGCTTTTAGCAGCCGGGATTAGAGTTTTTCGGCATACTAGGCGACGCCATGAACCTCGAGGTCTTTTCTGCGGGATCGGGCAATGCAGGGATTGCGTAATGAAAGTTGACGGCGTTCCTAACGTTCGCACCTGCGTTACTCCAGTAAGAGATGGAATGAGGGTCGAGACTCAGGATTAGACGAGACGCTCGCCCTGCAAGGCAGGGTAGACGCGGCCCCAGGTAATTCTTTGAGGTGAGTTTCTTATGCTACAGACAGAGGTAGCGATTGTAGGAGCCGGTCCAGCAGGGCTGGCAGCGGCTATTGAGGCGGCTAAACTTGGTGTATCAGTTACCGTCCTCGACGAGAATCAAGCCCCGGGTGGGCAGCTATTTAAGCAGATTCATAAGTTTTTCGGATCGCACGAGCATAAGGCCGGGACCCGAGGGTTCGTAATCGCCCGGGAGCTTTTAGAGGAAACGGGAAAGCTCGGGGTGCAGGTAATGCTCAATACTGCTGTCTGGGGCATCTTTCCCGAAAAGCGTCTGGCATGTGTACAGGGATCAAAGAGTTTCGAGGTGCAGGCACATCGGGTGATCCTGGCTACTGGGGCATCTGAAAATGCGTTATCCTTTTGTGGCAGCACGCTTCCTGGTGTGATGGGTGCTGGTGCAGCTCAAACTTTTATTAACATACACCGGGTCATGCCAGGCAGACGATTTTTGATGGTCGGGTCCGGCAATGTGGGGCTGATTGTCGCATACCAGATCCTGCAGGCAGGCGGAGAAGTAATAGCCCTTGTTGAAGGAGCATCAGAAATAGGTGGCTATGTTGTACATGCTGCCAAGCTGAGGCGGGCCGGGGTTCCGATTTACACTAGACATACAATTCTCCGCGCTGAAGGAGACGGCAAAGTAGAGCGCGCGGTAATAGCTGAACTAGATGCAAATTGGAACATAATCACGGGAACGGAAAAGATTTTGGACGTGGATACTATCTGCATTGCCGTAGGCTTAACTCCGCTTGGGGAGCTTGCGTGGATGGCGGGATGCCAGTTTGGCTATTTCCCTCGACTAGGAGGGCATGTGCCACTGCATGATGCTAACATGGAGACCACCATGCCCGGAATCTTTGTAGCTGGCGATATTGCAGGGGTTGAGGAAGCTAGTACAGCCATGGAGGAAGGGCGTCTGGCCGGTGTTGCCGTAGCTGAATCCCTTGGCCGCCTTAAGGTAGAGGAGGCCCGTCAGAAAAAGGACGAAATATGGAGACGCCTTTGCGCTTTACGTACAGGGCCTTTTGGGCGGGCACGTCAAGATACTAAAGAGGAGATTTTGAGATTGAGGGGCGTTAGTGCATGAGTAAGGTTGGGCTTTCGCGTCCGGTGGCGATCATCGAGTGCCCTCAAGAGATACCCTGTAACCCATGTGAGGCAGCCTGTCCGTTCGGAGCCATCGTAGTGGGACAGCCCATCACCAACTGCCCAAGATTAATCGTTGATAGGTGCAAAGGGTGTGGGGCATGTATTCCAGCCTGTCCGGGGCTTGCAATTTTTTTGGTAGATGAAACCTACCAGGAAGATAAGGTGCTTGTAGCCTTTCCTTATGAGTATCTTCCGCTTCCTGAAAAAGGACAGCAAGTTCAGGTGGTCAATGGAGAAGGGCGGGAGATCTGCCCAGGAGAAGTTATATGGGTCCGCAACCCCGAAAGATATGATCATTCGGCAGTAGTTGCTGTTTCTATCGAAAGGGCATTTGCCAACGAAGCTCGGGGCATTGTGCGACTGAAAGGAGGGGGGGGTTCAGGGTGTCAGATCGTATAATTTGTCGTTGCGAAGAGGTAACAGAGGAAGAAATTCGTATGGCAATCAGGGATGGGGCGACGACCCTGACAGAGGTGAAGAGACGTACCCGGGCTGGAATGGGCTTGTGCCAGGGAAGAACCTGTCGGAAGTTGGTAGCTCAAATCATTGCCCAGGAAACCGGGGTTGATCCCGCGATAATTCCTCCTCCGACGACGCGTCCCCCTGTGCGGGCGATTAAGCTTGGTATTATTGAAGGAGAGAAATGATGTGGGAGTACAAACAGCGGACGTGGTAATCATCGGAGGCGGGGTCATCGGAGCTTCTACAGCGTACTTTTTAGCCAGGGCAGGAAAAGATGTAATTCTCTTGGAACGCGAGGATCTTGGGGCAGGTTCTTCTGGAGCTTGTGATGGATTTGTTACACTTCAGACTAAGAAGCCAGGCATTCATTTGCGTTTAGCCTTAGAAAGCACGCAGTTATTTCAGGACTTGAATAATAGATTGAAGGCAGAATCGGGGTATGATATTGCTTACCGGCGAACAGGAGGCATGATTATCATAGAGAATGAAGAGCAAATGCAGTCTATGCGTCAGTTCGTCGAGGGGCAGAGGGCTGCTGGGCTTAGAGTGGAAATCCTGGGTATAGATGAGGCACGCAAACTCGAGCCCGGGCTTTCGGAACGACTTATTGGAGCTGCATTTAGTCCTGATGATGGACAGGTCGATCCTTTAAACTTGACATTAGCCTTTGCGGCTGCTGCCAGGCGGCGTGGAGTACGTATAATGCTACATACAGCAGTTACTGGAGTGCGCGTTTTATGGGATCGGGTTAGATCGGTACTTACAAATCAGGGTGAAATTGGGGCGGAATGGGTCGTAAATGCTGCAGGTGCGCTCGGAAGCGAGGTGGCTAACTTAGTAGGTTTACAGGTTCCCATAGTCCCGCGACGTGGTCAGGTCTTAGTAACGGAGCCTCTGCCACCCACCTTTAGGCATGTGATTTCGTCGGCCCGGTATATCATCGCTAAGTTTAATAATACAAGGCAAATGGCTGTAGCACAGGATGAGTTTACACGTTTAGGAGTGGGCCTAGCTCTCGAACAAACGGAGAGGGGCAATGTATTAATTGGTAGCAGTAGAGAGTTCGTAGGATTCGATCGAAGGGTAACTTACGAGGGCCTACAGGCTATCGCACGCTATGCCTGTCATATCGTTCCGGCTTTAAGAGAGGTGAACATTATTCGTGCCTTTGCAGGGTTGAGGCCGAGCACCCCCGATGGACTTCCAATCTTAGGGGGGGTCGACGGAGTTTCAGGTTTTGTGATGGCGGCAGGGCACGAAGGGGATGGGATCACTCTTTCACCGGTGACAGGCAGGCTTATAGCTGAACTCATATCTACGGGAAAGACGTCCATCCCATTAGCGGGATTTAGTGCATCGCGATTTAATCCTGAGTCGCCGCGGGCTGCCAATTGAACTTAAGATCGGGCTGTATAGTAAGCCATTTGGGTTTCGGATTACAAATCGGCTGATAATTTTGTTAACCTCTTGGCAGGATTCTAGTTGTTTATAAAGAATTATAATCGTAACAGTTACGGTACTAGAACAAGGCTTAAAGAATGTCGCCACGTGAACCACAGAGTTATATGATGACCAAAGCATGCTCTAGTTCGGTGGCTAATTAAGTTGTAGGAGAGTGAACTGTAGTAGAGGGAACAATGAAGAGAAGTATTTACCATATTGCAAAAGAAGCAAATGTATCCGTGGCCACAGTATCTCGTGTCTTAAATAATAAACCGGACGTCTCAGAAGCTACGCGGCAGAAAATACTAGAGCTTATCCATAATGGAAGATTTGAACCGCGCGTAGTCAAAAACAAAGCTGACACGCTGGGGGTTATCTATCATTGGATAGCTCATTCATTCGGTAATTATTATGTATTTGACATTCTTAGCGGCATTGTCGATGCCGCAGCGTCATTTGGCTTCAACGTACTTCTAATTCCCGATATGCCGCGTGATATCAGGGATCTTGGTACCTATCTCAAGCAACGTCATGTTCAAGGGGTTATTCATATAGCACCGATGTCAGACGATGTGTGGTTATCCAGAATCGGGGTGGCTCGCATACCACAAATCGTTGTTGGTGGTCGCTGTGATAGATATAATATAAGCTACGTTGACTCTGATAACGTTGATGGCGCTCGGGAGGCGGTTCGGTATCTCTTAAATTTCGGGCACAGGCGTATCGGCTTTATAGGTGGGCAAATGCAGCAAAGTAACCACGTGGATAGACTAACGGGCTATCGAGCTGCATTGCATGACGCAGGTATACAGTGTGATGAAAGATTGATATTTCTTATAGACGATGAATCAGCTTGGGTGAGTGGAGAGGGAGGCAAACAAGGAGCATTATATTTACTTTCGCAACCTACTCCGCCCACAGCTATATTTGTTGCTAGCGGCCACTGCATTATGGGAGCGTTGAGTGCAATCAATGATTTAGGCCTGAAGGTACCGGATGACGTTTCTATAGTTGGATACGACGATATTCCGTTGGCTTCCTATACGGTGCCTCCGCTTACCACAGTAAGGCAGCCCATTTACGAACTCGGAAAGAAGGGAGCCGAGGAACTGCTATGTTTGATAGATGATACTTCGGGAAATCGGGATGTTGAACCTAAACGAATCGTCCTGCACGCCCCATTGATTATCCGGCAGTCAGTAAAGCCAATTTCTTAGGCGGGATTAAAATTATTGTTCGGGATAAGTTGCCTAACTACAACTGAGAGGAGGGAGGTGAAGGGGTTTACATAGTTATCCCTGGGGGCAAATTTACTTCATGCTTTGATTTTAAAATTTCAAGGGAGGTTGGCTGTAGCTATGATTGGCATTAAAGTAAGGGCTATCGGAGTTTTTTTATTGGCAGCTTCGTTTATCTTAACCCTGAGTCTAGGAACGGTGTACGCTGCGGCTTCTTCTACGGGTATAACATTAACTGTTTCTCGTTGGGCGGGACCTCACGCGGATGCGATGAGAGACCTACTTAAGGAATTTGAACGAGAAACGGGGATAAAGGTTATATTAGATGCGATTGCCTACGAAAATCTACACGAAAAACAAGTTCTTGAGTTATCAAGCGGCACGGGTGCCTATGATGTTATCTGGGTCCCCGAGGTTTGGATCCCGGAGTATGCGGGAGCGGGTTGGCTATTGCCTATTGATAATATGGTTAGCGATCCCAAAATGGCAGGATCAGATTTGGATTTAGCAGATTTTATCCCAAGTATCCTCAATACCGCTAAGTACAACCATAAGCTATATGGTTTCCCCACATTTGTCCAGACTCCGTTACTTGTTTACCGTACAGATCTTTTTAAAAAGGCAGGGTTCGATGCGCCTACCACCTGGGATGACACTCTTAAGGCAGCGCAGTACTTCCATAAGAACGGGCCCGGTGGGATAGCCCTACCAGCTAAGAGAGGTGCCGCTAGCGTTGATGTCTGGGCAGCTTTTCTAAGAGCAGCCGGAGGAGATTACTTCAGTGGGGGGATGGACCCACAAGTTAATTCCAATGCTGGTATTGCTGCTACAGAGTTCTGGGTGAATCTTGGGGAATACGCTCCTAAGGCCAGTGCTGGTTGGCATTGGGACGAAGCCGCTACTGCCTTAGCACAAGGTCAGGTAGCTATGGGTATTACCATGTCTGGTATTGCAAGCTGGTTCGTAGATCCGAATCAGACGAGGCTAGTAGGAAAATTTGGGTTTGTCCCGTTGCCTAAGAAGGTATCTGTATCAGGGACCCTTGCAGATTGGAATTGGTGTATTTCCAAAGATTCTAAGAACCCAAATGCTGCATTTAAGTTAATTAAGTGGCTAACCAGCAAGGATACTGAAAGAAAGTTGGCGATTGCAGCAGGCAGTGTAGGAGCTCGGGCGTCTTTCTACAAGGACGCGCAATTAGTTGGGAAGCTGCCATGGTTGCCTGCCATGCTTGAGGCTCTGAAAAACGCCAGGACACAGCCGTTAATCCCTCAGAGCAGCCAGATTGTGGATATAATGGCGTTGGCTCTATCAAGTGCCTATACTGGAACGCTTGATGTTGTGAAGGCTTTAAACCAGGCGAACAGGGATATAGCTAATATAGTCAAGCGTTAAACTGAAATTCTAACGTAACGCGATCCATTGGGGATGGGGCGTTAAGGATAAGAGATGCCCCATCCCCAGATAATTCATTTTGTATTACCGTCACTTGATTTGAATTATCCGCCGGGAAGGGGATTTCTCATGCGGAAGATAAATACCCTCGGTGATAATGCTAGGAGTAAATGGATAGCCTGCTTTGATGCCAGAGCACTCCCTTATATCCTTGTGATCCCAACCTTGGGTGCCTTATTTTTACTGATAATTTGTCCTTTACTTTATGGATTCGGCCTGAGTTTTTTCGAATGGAGTCCAGTACGCCCCCAGCTAGGTAAGACTTTTATATTCATCTCTAATTACATAAATGTGTTAAGGGATCAGTACTTTTGGATATCCATGCGAACTTCACTAATCTTTACGATTGGGTCTGTTGGTCTCGAATTTTTTACAGGTTTGGGGATGGCATTAATATTATCTAGAAGAACTCGGGGCAGGAATATAATTAACTCCATTGTTATAATGCCTCTTATGGTGACCCCTGTCGTAGTGGGCTTAATCTGGAGATATATGTACGATTCGCAGTTTGGTTTAATTTATTACCTTTTGAGCCTGGTTGGCCTTGCCGATAAATTTGGCGGTCTTACCCAAAGCAGTACAGCATTGCTTTCTACGATTATAGTTGATGTCTGGCAAATGACTCCATTTGTGATCTTGGTGCTTCTCGCAGGCATCAATTCTTTTCCAGATGAACCCT containing:
- a CDS encoding (2Fe-2S)-binding protein, with translation MVRVEDHPILGKLGEGKIVTIFINGRELKAREGEPIAAALLAAGIRVFRHTRRRHEPRGLFCGIGQCRDCVMKVDGVPNVRTCVTPVRDGMRVETQD
- a CDS encoding FAD-dependent oxidoreductase; this encodes MLQTEVAIVGAGPAGLAAAIEAAKLGVSVTVLDENQAPGGQLFKQIHKFFGSHEHKAGTRGFVIARELLEETGKLGVQVMLNTAVWGIFPEKRLACVQGSKSFEVQAHRVILATGASENALSFCGSTLPGVMGAGAAQTFINIHRVMPGRRFLMVGSGNVGLIVAYQILQAGGEVIALVEGASEIGGYVVHAAKLRRAGVPIYTRHTILRAEGDGKVERAVIAELDANWNIITGTEKILDVDTICIAVGLTPLGELAWMAGCQFGYFPRLGGHVPLHDANMETTMPGIFVAGDIAGVEEASTAMEEGRLAGVAVAESLGRLKVEEARQKKDEIWRRLCALRTGPFGRARQDTKEEILRLRGVSA
- a CDS encoding 4Fe-4S binding protein, which gives rise to MAIIECPQEIPCNPCEAACPFGAIVVGQPITNCPRLIVDRCKGCGACIPACPGLAIFLVDETYQEDKVLVAFPYEYLPLPEKGQQVQVVNGEGREICPGEVIWVRNPERYDHSAVVAVSIERAFANEARGIVRLKGGGGSGCQIV
- a CDS encoding (2Fe-2S)-binding protein, giving the protein MSDRIICRCEEVTEEEIRMAIRDGATTLTEVKRRTRAGMGLCQGRTCRKLVAQIIAQETGVDPAIIPPPTTRPPVRAIKLGIIEGEK
- a CDS encoding FAD-binding oxidoreductase; translation: MGVQTADVVIIGGGVIGASTAYFLARAGKDVILLEREDLGAGSSGACDGFVTLQTKKPGIHLRLALESTQLFQDLNNRLKAESGYDIAYRRTGGMIIIENEEQMQSMRQFVEGQRAAGLRVEILGIDEARKLEPGLSERLIGAAFSPDDGQVDPLNLTLAFAAAARRRGVRIMLHTAVTGVRVLWDRVRSVLTNQGEIGAEWVVNAAGALGSEVANLVGLQVPIVPRRGQVLVTEPLPPTFRHVISSARYIIAKFNNTRQMAVAQDEFTRLGVGLALEQTERGNVLIGSSREFVGFDRRVTYEGLQAIARYACHIVPALREVNIIRAFAGLRPSTPDGLPILGGVDGVSGFVMAAGHEGDGITLSPVTGRLIAELISTGKTSIPLAGFSASRFNPESPRAAN
- a CDS encoding LacI family DNA-binding transcriptional regulator; this encodes MKRSIYHIAKEANVSVATVSRVLNNKPDVSEATRQKILELIHNGRFEPRVVKNKADTLGVIYHWIAHSFGNYYVFDILSGIVDAAASFGFNVLLIPDMPRDIRDLGTYLKQRHVQGVIHIAPMSDDVWLSRIGVARIPQIVVGGRCDRYNISYVDSDNVDGAREAVRYLLNFGHRRIGFIGGQMQQSNHVDRLTGYRAALHDAGIQCDERLIFLIDDESAWVSGEGGKQGALYLLSQPTPPTAIFVASGHCIMGALSAINDLGLKVPDDVSIVGYDDIPLASYTVPPLTTVRQPIYELGKKGAEELLCLIDDTSGNRDVEPKRIVLHAPLIIRQSVKPIS
- a CDS encoding extracellular solute-binding protein; this translates as MIGIKVRAIGVFLLAASFILTLSLGTVYAAASSTGITLTVSRWAGPHADAMRDLLKEFERETGIKVILDAIAYENLHEKQVLELSSGTGAYDVIWVPEVWIPEYAGAGWLLPIDNMVSDPKMAGSDLDLADFIPSILNTAKYNHKLYGFPTFVQTPLLVYRTDLFKKAGFDAPTTWDDTLKAAQYFHKNGPGGIALPAKRGAASVDVWAAFLRAAGGDYFSGGMDPQVNSNAGIAATEFWVNLGEYAPKASAGWHWDEAATALAQGQVAMGITMSGIASWFVDPNQTRLVGKFGFVPLPKKVSVSGTLADWNWCISKDSKNPNAAFKLIKWLTSKDTERKLAIAAGSVGARASFYKDAQLVGKLPWLPAMLEALKNARTQPLIPQSSQIVDIMALALSSAYTGTLDVVKALNQANRDIANIVKR
- a CDS encoding sugar ABC transporter permease; the protein is MRKINTLGDNARSKWIACFDARALPYILVIPTLGALFLLIICPLLYGFGLSFFEWSPVRPQLGKTFIFISNYINVLRDQYFWISMRTSLIFTIGSVGLEFFTGLGMALILSRRTRGRNIINSIVIMPLMVTPVVVGLIWRYMYDSQFGLIYYLLSLVGLADKFGGLTQSSTALLSTIIVDVWQMTPFVILVLLAGINSFPDEPYEAARIDGASEWQLFRYITLPMLKPLIALVLVMRTMDTLKVFDIIFILTKGGPGMATETIGLFTYKMGFNYFRMGPAMALSFLTLIMLVVITGSLLKLWGQDKGIEVS